A single Amphiura filiformis chromosome 8, Afil_fr2py, whole genome shotgun sequence DNA region contains:
- the LOC140158752 gene encoding succinate dehydrogenase assembly factor 4, mitochondrial-like, whose protein sequence is MIMAVKMSVQKVSLLYLSTTRTWQLFRSTGVKTSSLGLCHRFYSDASNSQRNSPLKKPNTPVGKHDDPDKHKDAEKEPLEPFPNNVNPYTGEKGGPKGPEPTRYGDWERKGRCIDF, encoded by the exons ATGATTATGGCAGTCAAGATGTCAGTTCAAAAGGTTTCTTTACTCTACCTTTCGACAACAAGGACATGGCAGCTATTTAGAAGCACAG GTGTGAAAACTTCATCACTAGGGCTTTGCCATCGTTTCTACAGTGATGCTAGCAATAGTCAACGTAACAGTCCGCTCAAGAAACCAAACACACCCGTCGGCAAACACGACGATCCTGACAAGCATAAAGATGCTGAGAAGGAACCACTTGAACCCTTCCCAAATAATGTCAATCCATATACAGGAGAAAAAGGTGGACCAAAAGGACCTGAACCTACTAGATATGGAGACTGGGAAAGGAAAGGAAGATGTATAGATTTCTGA